From Nevskiales bacterium, a single genomic window includes:
- a CDS encoding FGGY family carbohydrate kinase, protein MTRQDQLLAIDVGTQSVRAIVFDLAGNILGKQQVPIEPYFSNQPGWAEQDPALYWRAVGEACQALWQAQGLDPRRLAGVGLTTQRATSVSLDAQGRPLRPAIVWLDQRRAENEKPVGGLWGLLFKLVGVSDTIASFQAQAKANWLRAHEPELWARTDKFLLLSGYLTWRLCGEYKDSVGCQVGYIPFDYKKLDWAAPGDWKWRGVRVRRTQLPELVPPGGRLGAITAEAAAHTGLPEGLPLIAAAADKADEVLGSGVAEPGIAALSFGTTATINTVSRKYV, encoded by the coding sequence ATGACCCGCCAGGACCAACTGCTCGCGATTGACGTCGGCACGCAGAGCGTGCGCGCGATCGTCTTTGACCTGGCCGGCAACATTCTCGGCAAGCAGCAGGTTCCGATCGAACCGTATTTCTCCAACCAACCCGGCTGGGCGGAACAGGATCCGGCGTTGTACTGGCGCGCGGTAGGCGAGGCTTGCCAGGCGCTCTGGCAGGCGCAGGGCCTGGACCCGCGGCGGCTCGCGGGTGTGGGCCTGACCACCCAGCGCGCGACCTCGGTCAGCCTGGATGCGCAGGGCCGGCCGCTGCGGCCCGCCATCGTCTGGCTCGACCAGCGGCGGGCCGAGAACGAAAAGCCCGTCGGCGGCCTCTGGGGCCTGCTGTTCAAGCTGGTGGGTGTGTCCGACACCATCGCCTCGTTCCAGGCCCAGGCCAAGGCCAACTGGCTGCGCGCGCACGAACCCGAATTGTGGGCGCGCACCGACAAGTTCCTGCTGCTGTCCGGTTATCTCACCTGGAGGCTGTGCGGGGAATACAAGGACTCGGTCGGCTGCCAGGTCGGCTACATCCCCTTCGACTACAAGAAACTGGACTGGGCCGCGCCGGGGGACTGGAAATGGCGGGGCGTCCGCGTGCGTCGCACGCAGCTGCCCGAGCTGGTGCCGCCGGGCGGCAGGCTGGGGGCGATCACGGCGGAAGCCGCGGCGCACACCGGCCTGCCCGAGGGCTTGCCGCTGATTGCGGCAGCGGCGGACAAGGCCGACGAGGTACTCGGTTCCGGCGTCGCCGAGCCCGGCATCGCGGCGCTGAGCTTCGGCACCACTGCCACCATCAACACGGTCAGCCGCAAATACGTCGA
- a CDS encoding glycerol-3-phosphate dehydrogenase/oxidase, translating into MHQERDGREKVWAALDRPWDLIVIGGGIMGAGVLREAARCGLRVLLVEQNDFASGTSSRSSKLVHGGLRYLKTGQWQLTLESVRERERLLREGAGLIEPLGFVLPVYKRQRPPGWMLRAGLYAYDLMSGRLQHRALDTSELMFTAPHIRETGLQGGLLYPDAQTDDARLTLRVIQEALAASPQSAALNYARAEILRENGRVCGVRLQDRVSGRQAEARASVVISASGVWADKLRGQLGAAPRLRPLRGSHLVFPFHRVPVAQAVSLFHPRDRRPVFVFPWEGVVILGTTDLDHAEGLEREPAISTGEARYLMEALQHQFPALGVRLEHAIASYCGVRPVIAGGQADPSKESREFALWEEEGLLTLTGGKLTTFRVTAQQVLRKAARRLPALEALSDAAPILDPLPAAAPDARLSPEMWRRLRGRYGARAAQLLAEAQAGDLEPVGDSVYRWAELRWAAAHESVVHLQDLLLRRTRIGLVLRDGGLPLLPQVRAQCQPVLGWSDARWQEEEAAYRELWQRCYRVPQA; encoded by the coding sequence ATGCACCAGGAGCGCGACGGGCGCGAGAAGGTCTGGGCAGCGTTAGACAGGCCCTGGGATCTCATCGTCATCGGCGGCGGCATCATGGGTGCCGGCGTGCTGCGCGAGGCCGCGCGCTGCGGGCTGCGTGTGCTGCTGGTGGAACAGAATGACTTTGCCTCCGGCACCTCGAGCCGCTCCTCCAAGCTGGTGCATGGCGGCCTGCGCTATCTCAAGACCGGCCAGTGGCAGCTGACCCTGGAGTCGGTCCGCGAGCGCGAGCGCCTGCTGCGCGAGGGTGCGGGGCTGATCGAACCGCTGGGCTTCGTGCTGCCGGTATACAAGCGCCAGCGCCCGCCAGGCTGGATGCTGCGCGCCGGGTTGTACGCCTACGATTTGATGTCCGGGCGGCTGCAGCACCGCGCGCTCGATACGAGCGAACTGATGTTCACCGCGCCGCATATTCGCGAGACGGGCTTGCAGGGCGGTTTGCTCTATCCTGACGCCCAGACCGACGATGCACGCCTGACCCTGCGCGTGATCCAGGAGGCGCTGGCGGCGAGCCCGCAATCGGCGGCGCTCAACTACGCGCGCGCCGAGATACTGCGCGAAAACGGCCGCGTCTGCGGCGTGCGGCTGCAGGACCGCGTAAGCGGGCGCCAGGCGGAAGCGCGCGCCAGCGTCGTGATCAGTGCCAGCGGTGTCTGGGCGGACAAGCTGCGCGGCCAGCTCGGCGCCGCGCCGCGGCTGCGCCCCCTGCGCGGCAGCCATCTGGTGTTTCCTTTTCACCGCGTGCCGGTGGCGCAGGCGGTGTCGTTGTTTCATCCGCGCGACCGCCGGCCGGTGTTCGTGTTTCCCTGGGAGGGCGTGGTCATCCTCGGCACCACCGACCTCGACCATGCCGAGGGTCTCGAGCGCGAACCGGCCATCAGTACGGGCGAGGCGCGGTACCTGATGGAGGCGCTGCAGCACCAGTTCCCGGCGCTCGGCGTGCGGCTCGAGCACGCCATCGCCAGCTACTGCGGCGTGCGGCCGGTGATTGCCGGCGGGCAGGCCGATCCCTCGAAGGAGTCGCGCGAGTTCGCGCTGTGGGAGGAAGAGGGCCTGCTGACCCTCACTGGCGGCAAGCTCACCACCTTCCGCGTCACCGCGCAGCAGGTGCTCCGCAAGGCCGCGCGGCGGTTGCCGGCCCTGGAGGCCCTGAGCGATGCCGCGCCCATTCTCGATCCACTGCCGGCGGCGGCACCCGATGCGCGGCTCAGCCCTGAGATGTGGCGGCGTCTGCGCGGGCGCTATGGCGCGCGCGCCGCGCAGCTGCTGGCCGAGGCGCAGGCCGGGGATCTCGAACCGGTGGGCGATTCGGTTTACCGCTGGGCGGAACTGCGCTGGGCCGCGGCGCACGAATCCGTCGTGCACCTGCAGGACCTGCTGCTGCGCCGCACGCGCATCGGCTTGGTGCTGCGCGACGGCGGTTTGCCGCTGCTGCCCCAGGTCCGCGCGCAGTGCCAGCCCGTGCTGGGCTGGAGCGATGCACGCTGGCAGGAAGAAGAAGCGGCTTACCGCGAACTGTGGCAGCGCTGCTACCGGGTACCCCAGGCATGA
- a CDS encoding FAD-binding oxidoreductase, protein MRRWNGWGDDTLDYPLTETALGFLAGRIGHSTPTRDAKLEQVLGSVAAPRLDDAGLDTGAETRVRHARGQSFPDWLALRTGRVGPVPDAVARPESHADVVRLLKLAKQRGAIVIPYGGGTSVVGHLNVPSGDRPVLSLDLGRMNRLMTLDPVSRLARFGAGVAGPELEAQLRAQGYVLGHFPQSFEYSTLGGWVVTRSSGQQSLRYGRIENLFAGGRLVTPAGEFEIPTIPASSAGPDLREWVMGSEGRFGVLTEAVVRVTPLAECEGFHAVFFPDWDAGCSAVRELAQARLPLSMLRLSNAVETETQLALAGHANLIAWLQRYLGLRGVASGQCMLLIGITGDARLYRYARRSALAITARHKGVHVGRFIGKGWSKNRFRGPYLRNTLWQAGYGADTIETAVDWPKVTALMQAMEKAAHEAFAEANERVHAFTHLSHVYPQGSSIYSTFVFRACPDPDEMMERWRKLKTRVSEQIVAHGGTISHQHGVGVDHAPYLPAEKTGMGLGAVRTVANYFDPDGMMNPGKLFG, encoded by the coding sequence ATGCGACGCTGGAATGGCTGGGGTGATGACACGCTCGATTACCCGCTGACCGAAACCGCACTGGGCTTCCTGGCCGGGCGCATCGGCCATTCCACGCCGACCCGCGACGCGAAGCTGGAGCAGGTGCTCGGCTCGGTGGCCGCGCCGCGGCTGGACGATGCGGGCCTTGATACCGGCGCCGAAACCCGCGTACGCCATGCCCGCGGGCAGTCCTTTCCCGACTGGCTGGCGCTGCGCACGGGGCGCGTCGGGCCGGTGCCGGATGCCGTGGCCCGGCCTGAGTCGCACGCCGACGTCGTGCGGCTGCTCAAGCTCGCCAAGCAGCGCGGCGCGATCGTGATCCCCTACGGCGGTGGCACCAGTGTGGTGGGGCATCTCAACGTGCCGTCCGGTGACCGCCCGGTGCTGAGCCTGGACCTCGGCCGTATGAATCGGCTGATGACGCTGGATCCGGTCAGCCGGCTGGCGCGCTTCGGCGCCGGCGTGGCCGGCCCGGAGCTGGAGGCGCAGCTGCGCGCGCAGGGCTATGTGCTCGGCCACTTCCCGCAGTCCTTCGAATACTCCACGCTCGGCGGCTGGGTGGTGACGCGTTCCAGCGGCCAGCAGTCGCTGCGTTACGGCCGCATCGAGAACCTGTTCGCGGGCGGGCGTCTGGTCACGCCGGCGGGCGAGTTCGAGATCCCGACGATTCCGGCCTCCTCGGCCGGCCCCGACCTGCGCGAGTGGGTCATGGGCTCGGAAGGGCGCTTCGGCGTGTTGACCGAGGCCGTCGTGCGGGTGACGCCGCTGGCCGAGTGCGAAGGCTTCCACGCCGTGTTTTTCCCCGACTGGGACGCGGGTTGCAGCGCCGTGCGCGAGCTGGCGCAGGCGCGCCTGCCACTGTCCATGCTGCGGCTGAGCAATGCGGTGGAGACCGAAACCCAGCTGGCGCTGGCCGGACACGCGAATCTCATCGCCTGGCTGCAGCGCTATCTCGGCCTGCGCGGCGTGGCTTCAGGTCAGTGCATGCTGCTCATCGGCATCACCGGCGACGCCCGCCTGTACCGCTATGCCCGGCGCAGTGCGCTGGCGATCACGGCCAGGCACAAGGGCGTGCACGTCGGGCGCTTCATCGGCAAGGGCTGGAGCAAGAACCGCTTCCGCGGCCCCTACCTGCGCAACACACTGTGGCAGGCCGGCTACGGCGCCGACACCATCGAGACCGCCGTGGACTGGCCGAAAGTCACCGCCCTGATGCAGGCCATGGAGAAGGCCGCGCACGAGGCCTTCGCCGAGGCCAACGAGCGCGTGCACGCCTTCACGCACCTGTCGCATGTCTACCCGCAGGGCTCAAGCATCTACTCGACCTTCGTGTTCCGCGCCTGCCCGGATCCCGACGAAATGATGGAACGCTGGCGCAAGCTGAAGACGCGCGTCAGCGAGCAGATCGTGGCGCATGGCGGCACCATCAGCCACCAGCATGGCGTGGGCGTGGACCATGCGCCCTACCTGCCGGCGGAAAAGACCGGGATGGGCCTGGGCGCGGTCCGCACGGTGGCGAACTACTTCGACCCGGACGGGATGATGAACCCGGGCAAGCTGTTTGGATAG
- the maiA gene encoding maleylacetoacetate isomerase: protein MLQLYTYYRSVSAHRVRIALNHKGIPYKSLFIDQDAGAHRSDAYLRLNPQGLVPALVVNENFIITQSAAILEYLEERYPERPLLPADINGRARVRSFAQVCIADVQPLNVLRVYQYMRDGMGLDHAARRRWYEYWAHKGFRAMESLLASDPLTGDYCHGDQPTLADVCLVPQVYNAERNKLDLSRYPTLRRIYRACQVLPAFQAAAPETQPDRIAKSG from the coding sequence ATGCTCCAGCTTTATACCTACTACCGCAGTGTGTCCGCGCACCGCGTGCGCATCGCGCTCAACCACAAGGGCATCCCCTACAAGTCGCTGTTCATTGACCAGGACGCGGGCGCGCACCGCTCCGACGCCTACCTGCGCCTCAACCCGCAGGGGCTGGTGCCGGCGCTGGTGGTGAACGAAAATTTCATCATCACCCAGTCCGCCGCCATCCTCGAGTACCTGGAAGAGCGCTATCCCGAGCGGCCGCTGCTGCCGGCCGACATCAACGGCCGCGCGCGCGTGCGCTCCTTCGCCCAGGTCTGCATCGCCGACGTGCAACCGCTCAACGTGCTGCGCGTGTACCAGTACATGCGCGACGGCATGGGCCTGGACCACGCCGCGCGCCGGCGCTGGTACGAATACTGGGCGCACAAGGGCTTCCGCGCGATGGAATCGCTGCTGGCCAGTGATCCGCTGACCGGCGACTACTGCCATGGCGACCAGCCGACGCTGGCCGACGTATGCCTGGTGCCGCAGGTCTACAACGCCGAGCGCAACAAGCTCGACCTGTCGCGCTACCCGACACTACGCCGCATCTACCGTGCCTGCCAGGTACTGCCGGCCTTCCAGGCCGCTGCACCCGAAACCCAGCCGGATCGCATCGCCAAATCCGGCTGA